In a genomic window of Deinococcus metalli:
- a CDS encoding L-ribulose-5-phosphate 4-epimerase codes for MTSLSHPEVRRDLTALHLELPKNGLVTWTSGNISARVDGGMLIKPSGVTFENLTPESMVLTDLDANVLEGTHSPSSDTATHAYIYRHLPHVGAVVHTHSPYATAWAAQGREIPCLLTAMADEFGGPIPCGGFALIGGEQIGAEVVRVLTGHRSPAIILQSHGVFTIGPTPKAALKAAVMAEDVARSVFLAVQLAASLGTPVKTLDPADIDKLYDRYTNVYGQR; via the coding sequence ATGACGTCTCTGTCCCACCCTGAGGTGCGCCGCGACCTGACGGCGCTCCATCTGGAACTGCCGAAGAACGGTCTGGTCACGTGGACGAGCGGCAACATCAGCGCCCGCGTGGACGGCGGCATGCTGATCAAGCCCAGCGGCGTGACCTTCGAGAACCTCACGCCCGAGAGCATGGTGCTGACCGATCTGGACGCGAACGTGCTGGAGGGCACGCACAGCCCGTCCTCGGACACCGCCACGCACGCGTACATCTACCGCCACCTGCCGCACGTGGGCGCCGTCGTGCACACGCACAGCCCCTACGCGACCGCGTGGGCCGCGCAGGGACGCGAGATTCCCTGCCTCCTGACCGCCATGGCCGACGAGTTCGGAGGCCCGATTCCCTGCGGCGGCTTTGCCCTGATCGGCGGCGAGCAGATCGGCGCGGAGGTCGTGCGGGTGCTGACCGGCCACCGCTCGCCCGCGATCATCCTCCAGAGCCACGGGGTGTTCACCATCGGCCCCACGCCCAAAGCGGCGCTCAAGGCCGCCGTGATGGCGGAAGACGTGGCCCGCAGCGTGTTCCTGGCGGTGCAGCTCGCCGCGAGCCTGGGCACGCCCGTCAAGACCCTCGACCCCGCCGACATCGACAAACTCTACGACCGCTATACCAACGTGTACGGCCAGCGCTGA
- a CDS encoding arabinan endo-1,5-alpha-L-arabinosidase, translating to MRARMLMAALLTSAALAGGGGPPVQPALKGNTQLHDPTLLKVGSRYVAMGTGLENVDGGTLRLRTSPDGVTWTDAGTLGVSIPEWIYDQIGTQPPNLWAPTLSTHGGVTYLYYAASVFGENTSVIGLYTNAKLDPAHPERGWVDRGPVLTTKKSDSFNAIDPYRLDAPDGRAWMVFGSYWTGIKLRELDPVSGKLKGTRQYDLASRGGGAVEAATLVQHGRYFYLFVSFDRCCAGVDSTYRIMVGRSTAITGPYVDREGVPMMQGGGTQVQASKGRYIGPGGQEVYTDGAEQRLVYHYYDGNENGVSHFQTARLNWDADGWPDLGALPNGGN from the coding sequence ATGCGCGCCCGGATGCTGATGGCGGCGCTGCTGACCTCGGCGGCGCTGGCCGGCGGCGGCGGCCCGCCCGTGCAACCCGCCCTGAAGGGCAACACGCAACTCCACGACCCCACGCTCCTGAAGGTCGGGTCCCGCTACGTGGCGATGGGCACCGGCCTCGAGAACGTGGACGGCGGCACGCTGCGGCTGCGCACGTCGCCCGACGGCGTCACGTGGACGGACGCGGGCACGCTGGGCGTGAGCATCCCCGAGTGGATCTATGACCAGATCGGCACGCAGCCCCCGAACCTGTGGGCGCCCACGCTCTCCACGCACGGCGGCGTGACGTACCTGTACTACGCGGCGTCGGTGTTCGGCGAGAACACCAGCGTGATCGGCCTGTATACGAACGCCAAGCTCGACCCGGCGCACCCGGAGCGCGGCTGGGTGGACCGCGGCCCGGTGCTCACCACCAAGAAGTCCGATTCCTTCAACGCCATCGATCCGTATCGCCTCGACGCGCCGGATGGCCGGGCGTGGATGGTCTTTGGCTCGTACTGGACCGGCATCAAGCTGCGCGAACTCGATCCCGTGAGCGGCAAGCTGAAGGGAACGCGGCAGTACGACCTCGCGTCGCGCGGGGGCGGAGCGGTCGAGGCCGCCACGCTGGTGCAGCACGGCAGATACTTCTACCTGTTCGTGTCCTTCGACCGCTGCTGCGCGGGCGTGGACAGCACGTACCGCATCATGGTCGGCCGCTCCACGGCCATCACCGGGCCGTATGTGGACCGCGAGGGCGTGCCGATGATGCAGGGCGGCGGCACGCAGGTGCAGGCCAGCAAGGGCCGCTACATCGGCCCCGGTGGGCAGGAGGTCTACACCGACGGTGCCGAGCAGCGCCTCGTGTACCACTACTACGACGGCAACGAGAACGGCGTGAGCCACTTCCAGACCGCCCGCCTGAACTGGGACGCGGACGGCTGGCCCGACCTGGGCGCGCTGCCGAACGGAGGGAACTGA
- a CDS encoding zinc-dependent alcohol dehydrogenase yields the protein MTSQTAAIMRGDHHIELGEIPKPVPGPNDVLIRVGANSICGSDLHYWHEGKIGSAVVTGAFTPGHEFAGTVVEGSGEAHGLSDATLVAVDPAQPCGHCFWCHEGNHHLCPNMIFVGAPPYAGAMAQYIAVPASTVFPVPEGFTAAQAALLEPLGVAMHALDLAKLRPGTNLAILGAGTIGLYVLMLARISGALTLSVIDPLAYRRDKALELGATAVYTDVPSYLAAVQNTPTRGADVVVEATTSPLGPRHATEAARIGGKVILVGIPDGDEFTLTGSHVRRKGLTIKLSRRMGAIYPRAIEYVRSGRIDVNAIVTHTLPLSEVRPAFEMLADYRDNAIKVVLEP from the coding sequence GTGACTAGCCAGACCGCCGCCATCATGCGCGGCGACCACCACATCGAACTTGGGGAGATTCCCAAGCCGGTGCCCGGCCCGAACGACGTGCTGATCCGGGTGGGCGCGAACTCCATCTGCGGATCTGACCTGCACTACTGGCACGAGGGCAAGATCGGCTCGGCGGTCGTGACCGGGGCCTTCACGCCCGGCCACGAATTCGCGGGCACGGTCGTGGAGGGCAGCGGTGAGGCGCACGGATTGAGTGACGCCACGCTGGTCGCGGTCGATCCCGCTCAGCCGTGCGGGCACTGTTTCTGGTGCCACGAGGGCAACCACCACCTGTGCCCGAACATGATCTTCGTGGGCGCGCCGCCCTACGCGGGCGCGATGGCCCAGTACATCGCGGTGCCGGCCAGCACGGTGTTCCCTGTGCCCGAGGGCTTCACGGCTGCGCAGGCGGCGCTGCTCGAACCCCTGGGCGTCGCCATGCATGCCCTGGACCTGGCGAAGCTGCGGCCCGGCACGAACCTCGCCATCCTGGGCGCCGGCACCATCGGCCTGTACGTGCTGATGCTGGCGCGGATCAGCGGCGCGCTCACCCTGAGTGTGATCGACCCGCTGGCGTACCGCCGCGACAAGGCGCTCGAACTCGGCGCGACCGCCGTGTACACGGACGTGCCCAGCTACCTCGCGGCGGTGCAGAACACGCCGACGCGCGGCGCGGACGTGGTGGTCGAGGCCACCACCAGTCCGCTGGGGCCGCGCCACGCCACCGAGGCCGCCCGTATCGGCGGAAAGGTCATCCTGGTGGGCATTCCCGACGGAGACGAGTTCACGCTGACCGGCTCGCACGTGCGGCGCAAGGGCCTGACCATCAAGCTCTCGCGGCGCATGGGCGCCATCTACCCGCGCGCCATCGAGTACGTCCGCTCCGGGCGGATCGACGTGAATGCCATCGTGACGCACACGCTGCCGCTCTCGGAGGTGCGTCCCGCCTTCGAGATGCTCGCGGACTACCGGGACAACGCCATCAAGGTGGTGCTGGAACCATGA
- a CDS encoding glycoside hydrolase family 127 protein: MTRTLTLPPALTQVRVHDAFWSPRLEANRACTLPVLHGKLQEVGALDAFDLDAYAERGITIPKTHHVTPQMWWDSDVAKWIEAASASLVTHPDPALDAQLDDVIARIAGAQQPDGYMNTYFTAIEPDRKLTNERDWHELYNAGHLIEAAVTHYQATGKTSLLDVVERYARFLSGVYGTGQGQRPGYPGHEEIELALLRLYHATGRREHLDFARYFIDQRGQFPNYFETEALARGDNPQDFWAGTYEYMQAHQPVREQSQVVGHAVRAVYLYAAMADLAAADGDAGLRAACERLWDDLTRHSLYVTGGLGPSASNEGMTRPYDLPNDSAYAETCAAVGLAFWARRMAALTGDAKYADVMERALYNNVLSGVSLAGDRFLYENPLESDGTHRRWAWHACPCCPPNLARLLASLGEYVYAVSAQDVTVNLYVGSTLSADVAGHALTLTQEGAYPWRGDVHFSMELDSPATFALRLRIPAWAQGATLSVNGEAQAVTPQQGYAVLTREWHSGDRIDLTLPLVPRRVYAHPAVPQDAGLVSLAYGPLVYCVEGVDQDAALHALSVPRGAALSARFDPDLLGGVTVIEGDAVADTATTADLYTDVPPPTRPARVTAIPYAVWDNREPTPMRVWLRESAR, encoded by the coding sequence ATGACCAGAACGCTGACCCTGCCGCCCGCGCTGACGCAGGTGCGCGTGCACGACGCATTCTGGTCGCCGCGCCTGGAGGCCAACCGCGCGTGCACGCTGCCCGTCCTGCACGGCAAGCTTCAGGAGGTCGGGGCGCTGGACGCCTTCGACCTGGATGCCTACGCCGAGCGGGGCATCACGATTCCCAAGACGCACCACGTCACGCCGCAGATGTGGTGGGACAGCGACGTCGCCAAGTGGATCGAGGCCGCGAGCGCGTCGCTGGTCACGCACCCGGACCCCGCGCTGGACGCGCAGCTCGACGACGTGATCGCGCGCATCGCGGGCGCCCAGCAGCCGGACGGGTACATGAACACGTACTTCACGGCCATCGAACCGGACCGCAAGCTCACGAACGAGCGCGACTGGCACGAGCTGTACAACGCCGGGCACCTGATCGAGGCGGCGGTGACGCACTATCAGGCGACCGGCAAGACCTCGCTGCTGGACGTGGTGGAACGCTACGCGCGCTTCCTGTCGGGCGTGTACGGCACGGGGCAGGGCCAGCGCCCCGGCTACCCCGGCCACGAGGAGATCGAGCTGGCGCTGCTGCGGCTGTACCACGCGACCGGACGCAGGGAGCACCTGGACTTCGCGCGGTATTTCATCGACCAGCGCGGGCAGTTCCCGAACTACTTCGAGACCGAGGCGCTGGCGCGCGGCGACAATCCGCAGGACTTCTGGGCCGGCACCTACGAGTACATGCAGGCGCACCAGCCGGTGCGCGAGCAGTCGCAGGTGGTCGGGCACGCGGTGCGCGCCGTGTACCTGTATGCCGCGATGGCCGACCTGGCGGCCGCCGACGGGGACGCTGGACTGCGGGCTGCGTGCGAGCGGCTGTGGGACGACCTGACCCGCCACAGCCTGTACGTCACGGGTGGTCTGGGGCCGTCCGCGAGCAACGAGGGCATGACGCGCCCCTACGACCTCCCGAACGACAGCGCGTACGCCGAGACCTGCGCCGCCGTGGGCCTCGCGTTCTGGGCGCGGCGCATGGCCGCCCTGACCGGCGACGCGAAGTACGCGGACGTGATGGAACGCGCGCTGTACAACAACGTCCTGAGCGGCGTATCGCTGGCCGGCGACCGTTTCCTGTACGAGAACCCGCTGGAGTCCGACGGCACGCACCGCCGCTGGGCGTGGCACGCGTGCCCGTGCTGCCCGCCGAACCTCGCGCGGCTGCTGGCGTCGCTGGGCGAGTACGTGTACGCGGTGAGCGCGCAGGACGTCACCGTGAACCTGTATGTCGGCAGCACCCTGAGCGCTGACGTGGCCGGCCACGCCCTCACCCTGACGCAGGAGGGCGCGTACCCGTGGCGCGGCGACGTGCACTTCAGCATGGAGCTGGACAGCCCCGCGACCTTCGCGCTGCGCCTGCGGATTCCCGCGTGGGCCCAGGGCGCGACCCTGAGCGTGAACGGCGAGGCGCAGGCCGTGACCCCCCAGCAGGGCTACGCGGTGCTCACGCGCGAGTGGCACAGCGGCGACCGCATCGACCTCACGCTGCCCCTGGTGCCCCGGCGCGTGTACGCGCACCCGGCCGTGCCGCAGGACGCCGGGCTGGTGTCTCTGGCATACGGCCCGCTGGTGTACTGCGTGGAGGGCGTGGATCAGGACGCTGCCCTGCACGCCCTGAGCGTCCCGCGCGGCGCGGCCCTGAGCGCCCGCTTCGACCCCGACCTGCTCGGCGGCGTCACCGTGATCGAGGGCGACGCCGTGGCCGATACGGCCACCACCGCCGACCTGTACACCGACGTGCCCCCACCCACCCGCCCCGCCCGCGTGACGGCCATTCCCTACGCCGTGTGGGACAACCGCGAGCCCACGCCCATGCGCGTGTGGCTGCGCGAGAGTGCCCGCTGA
- the araA gene encoding L-arabinose isomerase, which yields MIHLDTPSLWFVCGSQHLYGPEPLAQVADHARQIAAALDASGDIPLKIVAKGVMTTPEEIRALCRQADADPECAGLILWMHTFSPAKMWIGGLGSLRKPFVHLHTQFERDLPWDSIDMDYMNLNQSAHGDREAGFLHTRLRLERKVVVGHWSDEDVHARLGAWTRAAWAWHDWQGAKFVRFGDNMRYVAVTDGDKVSAEMKFGFSVNTHGIGDLAEKINAATDEDVQALIDTYLKEYDVAEELRPGGERHQSLLDGARIEAGMRTFLSEGGYRGFTDSFEDLHGLKQLPGLATQRLMAEGYGFGGEGDWKTPALVRAMKVMAHGLPGGTSFMEDYTYHLAPGKHQVLGSHMLEVCPTIAEGKPRLEVHPLGIGGKEDPVRLVFDAQTGAAINVSLVDLGNRFRFIVNEVDSVEHPALPKLPVARAVWECRPDFKTACAAWIYAGGAHHTGYSTAVTTEMIEDFAAMAGVELAIIDAGTELRSFREGLRLNDLYYVLAHGLRA from the coding sequence ATGATCCATCTCGATACCCCCTCACTGTGGTTCGTGTGCGGCTCGCAGCACCTGTACGGCCCGGAACCCCTCGCGCAGGTCGCGGATCATGCGCGGCAGATCGCCGCCGCGCTGGACGCCAGCGGCGACATTCCGCTGAAGATCGTCGCCAAGGGCGTGATGACCACGCCCGAGGAGATCCGCGCGCTGTGCCGCCAGGCGGACGCCGACCCCGAGTGCGCGGGCCTGATCCTGTGGATGCACACCTTCAGTCCCGCGAAGATGTGGATCGGCGGCCTGGGCAGCCTGCGCAAGCCCTTCGTGCACCTGCACACGCAGTTCGAGCGCGACCTGCCGTGGGACAGCATCGACATGGACTACATGAACCTCAACCAGTCGGCGCACGGCGACCGCGAGGCCGGGTTCCTGCACACCAGATTGCGCCTGGAGCGCAAGGTCGTGGTGGGCCACTGGAGTGACGAGGACGTGCACGCCCGCCTGGGCGCGTGGACGCGCGCCGCGTGGGCGTGGCACGACTGGCAGGGCGCGAAGTTCGTGCGCTTCGGCGACAACATGCGCTACGTGGCCGTGACGGACGGCGACAAGGTCAGCGCCGAGATGAAGTTCGGCTTCTCCGTGAACACCCACGGCATCGGCGACCTGGCCGAGAAGATCAACGCCGCCACGGACGAGGATGTCCAGGCGCTGATCGACACGTACCTGAAGGAATACGACGTGGCCGAGGAACTCCGTCCCGGCGGCGAGCGGCACCAGTCGCTGCTGGACGGCGCGCGCATCGAGGCCGGCATGCGGACGTTCCTGTCCGAGGGCGGTTACCGGGGCTTCACCGATTCCTTCGAGGACCTGCACGGCCTCAAGCAGCTCCCGGGCCTCGCCACGCAGCGCCTGATGGCCGAGGGCTACGGCTTCGGCGGCGAGGGCGACTGGAAGACGCCGGCACTGGTGCGCGCCATGAAGGTGATGGCCCACGGCCTGCCCGGCGGCACCAGCTTCATGGAGGACTACACCTACCACCTCGCACCCGGCAAGCACCAGGTGCTGGGCTCGCACATGCTGGAAGTCTGCCCGACCATTGCGGAGGGTAAACCGCGCCTGGAAGTGCATCCGCTCGGCATCGGCGGCAAGGAGGACCCGGTGCGGCTGGTGTTCGACGCCCAGACGGGCGCGGCCATCAACGTCTCGCTGGTCGATCTCGGGAACCGCTTCCGCTTCATCGTGAACGAGGTGGACTCGGTGGAGCACCCGGCGCTGCCGAAACTGCCGGTCGCGCGGGCGGTGTGGGAGTGCCGGCCAGACTTCAAGACCGCGTGCGCCGCGTGGATCTACGCGGGCGGCGCCCACCACACCGGGTACTCGACCGCGGTGACCACCGAGATGATCGAGGATTTCGCCGCGATGGCCGGCGTGGAACTGGCGATCATCGACGCGGGGACCGAACTGCGCTCCTTCCGCGAGGGCCTTCGCCTGAACGACCTGTACTACGTGCTGGCCCACGGCCTGAGGGCGTGA